The following proteins come from a genomic window of Balearica regulorum gibbericeps isolate bBalReg1 chromosome 19, bBalReg1.pri, whole genome shotgun sequence:
- the LOC142604577 gene encoding uncharacterized protein LOC142604577 produces MSAPALGLPDVSKPFFLFSHEKQGIALGILAQELCPYRRAVAYFSKQLDAAAKGWSGCLRAVAALVLNIQEARKFTLGQKMTVLVSHTVSAVLDAKGGHWLSPQRFLKYQAIMVEQDDVEIVVTNIVNPASFLSGNTGEPVHHDCLETIEATYSSRPDRRDSPMENTENWFTDGSSYVLSGKRHAGYAITTSQEIIESGPLPMNTSAQKAEIIALPRALELAQGIAVNIYTDSKYAFGVVHAHGAIWKERGLLNSQGKNIKHAEEILKLLEAVQLPEKVAIIHIKAHQKVNLELERGNELADREAKQAVKGEVNMEGALVPDGQISLEGKPEYTKEDQKLIIDLEGSYNKEGWALTPQGKLIIPSYLTWSLIREEHRKRHWGQRPYINT; encoded by the coding sequence ATGTCGGCCCCAGCCTTAGGACTCCCAGATGTAAGcaagccatttttccttttctcccacGAGAAGCAGGGGATTGCCTTAGGAATATTAGCACAAGAACTGTGCCCATACAGACGAGCAGTTGCCTACTTCTCGAAACAATTAGACGCAGCTGCAAAGGGTTGGTCTGGATGCTTGCGAGCGGTCGCGGCCCTAGTACTAAACATCCAAGAAGCCCGAAAATTCACCCTGggccagaaaatgactgtgttgGTGTCCCATACAGTATCTGCAGTACTGGATGCGAAAGgtggacactggctttccccacAAAGATTCTTGAAATATCAGGCTATAATggtagaacaagatgatgtggagatCGTAGTCACTAACATTGTCAAtccagcctctttcctcagtggaaacacaggagaaccAGTGCATCATGACTGTCTGGAGACCATCGAAGCAACATATTCGAGCCGTCCGGACCGGAGAGACAGTCCtatggaaaacacagaaaactggttcacggatggaagcagctaTGTCCTAAGCGGTAAAAGACATGCTGGATATGCCATTACCACCAGTCAGGAAATCATAGAGTCAGGGCCTTTACCCATGAATACCTctgcacagaaggcagaaataattgctctgcCCCGCGCCTTGGAATTGGCCCAAGGCATAGCTGTGAATATCTATACAGACTCGAAATATGCCTTTGGAGTCGTACATGCGCATGGAgcaatctggaaggagagaggattatTGAACTCACAGGGCAAAAACATCAAGCATGCAGAGGAGatcctgaagctgttggaggcagTCCAACTCCCTGAGAAAGTAGCGATCATTCACATTAAGGCACATCAGAAAGTGAACTTGGAGTTGGAAAGAGGGAATGAGCTGGCagacagagaggcaaaacaggCAGTCAAAGGTGAGGTAAATATGGAGGGGGCTTTGGTCCCTGACGGGCAAATCTCCCTAGAAGGTAAGCCAGAATATACTAAGGAAGATCAGAAGCTTATCATAGATCTAGAAGGGTCATACAATAAAGAGGGGTGGGCTCTCACCCCACAAGGGAAACTAATCATTCCCTCCTATCTAACATGGTCTCtgataagggaagaacataggAAGAGGCATTGGGGGCAGAGGCCCTATATAAACACCT